In Girardinichthys multiradiatus isolate DD_20200921_A chromosome 18, DD_fGirMul_XY1, whole genome shotgun sequence, a single window of DNA contains:
- the fzd9b gene encoding frizzled-9b, whose translation MDGCPLQVVLLLCLLVISSSSFEIGSYDLDRDRPAKCEPIVIPMCQGIGYNLTRMPNFMQHDDQEEAAIKLLEFAPLVTYGCDAHLLFVLCSLYAPMCTDKVSTSIHACRPMCEQAREKCAPIMKQFSYTWPDSLNCSKLPTRNDPNALCMEAPENETKMDGGKKGEGMLPVPPRPRQPGTSGARSPGAVGSCENPDKFQFVEKSQSCAPRCSPAVDVYWSRQDKDFAFIWVTVWSILCFVSTAFTVLTFLLEPHRFQYPERPIIFLSMCYNVYSVAFIIRSVAGAENIACDREHGELYIIQEGLESTGCTIVFLILYYFGMASSIWWVILTLTWFLAAGKKWGHEAIEAHSNYFHMAAWGIPAVKTIIILTMRKVAGDELTGLCYVGSMDSGALTGFVLIPLSCYLIIGTSFILTGFVALFHIRKVMKTEGTNTEKLEKLMVKIGIYSILYTVPATCVIVCYFYERLNMDYWKLRGLQMKCGSFGGHAGDCSLQTSVPTVAVFMLKIFMSLVVGITSGVWVWSSKTLQTWQGLCSRKLADRTSGRKPCSGVNCGSTHCHYKSPAVVLHMAKTDPHSDSPTHV comes from the coding sequence ATGGATGGTTGTCCGCTGCAGGTGGTGCTTCTTTTATGTCTGCTGGTGATTTCCAGCTCCAGCTTTGAGATCGGCTCCTACGACCTGGATCGGGACCGACCGGCTAAGTGCGAGCCCATCGTTATCCCCATGTGCCAGGGGATCGGCTACAACCTCACCCGGATGCCCAACTTCATGCAGCACGACGACCAGGAGGAGGCTGCCATCAAGCTGCTGGAGTTCGCCCCCCTGGTGACCTACGGTTGCGACGCGCACCTCCTTTTCGTCCTCTGCTCCCTCTATGCCCCCATGTGCACGGACAAAGTGTCGACCTCCATCCATGCTTGCAGGCCCATGTGCGAGCAGGCCAGGGAGAAGTGTGCCCCCATCATGAAGCAGTTCAGTTACACCTGGCCCGACTCGCTGAACTGCTCCAAGCTGCCCACCAGGAACGACCCTAATGCCCTGTGCATGGAGGCCCCCGAGAACGAAACCAAGATGGACGGTGGGAAGAAGGGTGAGGGGATGCTTCCAGTCCCCCCGAGGCCCCGGCAGCCGGGAACCAGTGGGGCCCGCTCTCCGGGCGCAGTGGGCTCCTGTGAGAACCCGGATAAGTTCCAGTTCGTGGAGAAGAGCCAGTCCTGCGCCCCACGCTGTTCTCCGGCTGTGGACGTCTACTGGTCCAGGCAGGACAAGGACTTTGCCTTCATCTGGGTGACCGTGTGGTCCATCCTGTGTTTTGTGTCCACTGCTTTCACTGTGCTGACCTTCCTGCTGGAGCCCCACCGCTTCCAGTACCCCGAGAGGCCCATCATATTCCTCTCCATGTGTTACAACGTCTACTCTGTGGCCTTCATCATTCGTTCAGTGGCAGGTGCGGAGAACATCGCCTGTGATCGGGAGCACGGAGAGCTGTACATCATCCAGGAGGGGCTGGAGTCCACCGGCTGCACCATAGTCTTTCTCATCCTGTACTACTTTGGAATGGCGTCTTCAATCTGGTGGGTCATCCTTACCCTCACCTGGTTCCTGGCTGCAGGGAAGAAGTGGGGCCACGAGGCCATTGAAGCCCACAGCAACTATTTCCACATGGCTGCTTGGGGCATCCCTGCTGTTAAGACGATCATCATCCTCACCATGAGGAAGGTGGCTGGAGACGAGCTGACAGGGCTGTGCTATGTAGGTAGCATGGACTCTGGGGCACTCACCGGCTTTGTCCTCATCCCACTTTCCTGCTACCTGATCATCGGCACATCCTTCATCCTCACTGGCTTCGTTGCCCTCTTCCACATCCGCAAAGTCATGAAGACGGAAGGCACCAACACGGAGAAGCTGGAGAAGCTCATGGTGAAGATCGGCATCTACTCCATCCTGTACACGGTGCCGGCCACCTGCGTCATTGTCTGCTATTTCTACGAGAGGCTCAACATGGACTACTGGAAGCTGAGGGGCCTGCAAATGAAGTGCGGCTCCTTCGGAGGCCACGCCGGCGACTGCTCGCTGCAGACGTCCGTGCCGACGGTGGCCGTGTTCATGCTGAAGATTTTTATGTCACTGGTGGTCGGCATCACCAGCGGGGTGTGGGTGTGGAGCTCCAAGACCCTGCAGACCTGGCAGGGCCTGTGCAGCAGGAAGTTGGCAGACAGGACTAGTGGGAGGAAGCCATGCAGCGGCGTGAACTGTGGCAGCACGCACTGCCACTACAAATCTCCTGCTGTGGTTCTGCACATGGCCAAGACTGACCCGCACTCAGACAGCCCCACACATGTCTGA